GCTCGTCGAGCGAAACATGTTCACCCTCCGGCGGTACGACGTGCCGATGCTGCCGGCCGATGCGGAGCCGCTGCGCGTGCTGCACCTGTCGGACCTGCACATGACGCCCGACCAGGCGCGCAAGCAGCGCTGGGTGGCGTCGCTGGCCGCCCTCGATCCGGACCTCGTCGTGGTGACCGGCGACAACATGGCGCACCCGGGCGCGGTGCCGGGCGTGCTGCGGGCGCTGCAACCGCTGCTGGACTACCCGGGCGCGTTCGTGTTCGGCTCCAACGACTACACCGGGCCGGTGCTGAAGAACCCGTTCACCTACTTCCTGCCCGACCGGGAGTACACCGAGGGCGTCGACCTGCCCTACGAGGAACTGCGCCAGGTGTTCACCGGGGCCGGGTGGGCGGACCTCAACAACGCCCGGACCACCCTCAAGGCCGGCGGCCGGCAACTCGACCTGGTCGGCGTGGACGACCCCCACATCGACCGGGACGACTACCCGGCGGTGG
The DNA window shown above is from Micromonospora lupini and carries:
- a CDS encoding metallophosphoesterase; its protein translation is MRKRTLFRLAAGTAAVGATTLAYASLVERNMFTLRRYDVPMLPADAEPLRVLHLSDLHMTPDQARKQRWVASLAALDPDLVVVTGDNMAHPGAVPGVLRALQPLLDYPGAFVFGSNDYTGPVLKNPFTYFLPDREYTEGVDLPYEELRQVFTGAGWADLNNARTTLKAGGRQLDLVGVDDPHIDRDDYPAVAGTASSSADLSIALTHSPEPRVLDQMAADGFGLLLAGHTHGGQVCVPGYGALVTNCGLPRSMARGLHRWPGSDSWLHVSAGLGTHPTAPIRFACPPEASILTLIPR